One window from the genome of Deinococcus sp. NW-56 encodes:
- a CDS encoding restriction endonuclease subunit S, which produces MPALIDWEAVPYCELTEKEQRKYLLKEGDIVVARTGATTGWAKRIKNPPEAVFASYLVRLQLRKGVDAGFVGAVVESAAYKEFIQKHMGGAAQPNANAQVLTSFPLKLPPLPTQRKIAAILSAYDDLIENNTRRVRVLEEMARALYREWFVEFRFPGHEAAEFVEDEQGRRPKGWEAKALGDIAFETRRAVDPANLDPETRYVGLEHIPRRLLALGDWGRAADVQSTKLKFDEWDILFGKIRPYFHKVSVAPVSGVCSSDAIVIKALRPEWWPLAVMTVSSDEFVAHSVQTSNGTKMPRANWSVLVKYRVNVPPAPLLERFNELIESVVKQGGALTLRNANLRRTRDLLLPRLVSGELDVSALNVRGPGLETEDEQTREEAVA; this is translated from the coding sequence GTGCCTGCTCTGATTGACTGGGAGGCCGTTCCCTACTGCGAGTTGACCGAGAAGGAGCAGCGAAAATACCTGCTCAAGGAAGGGGATATCGTTGTCGCTCGCACGGGCGCAACAACAGGTTGGGCGAAGCGAATTAAGAACCCACCGGAAGCCGTCTTTGCCTCCTACCTTGTGCGCTTGCAGCTTAGAAAGGGTGTGGACGCTGGCTTCGTTGGGGCTGTTGTCGAGTCGGCGGCCTACAAGGAGTTCATCCAGAAGCATATGGGGGGTGCGGCACAGCCGAACGCCAATGCCCAAGTTCTGACCTCCTTTCCGCTCAAGCTCCCCCCCCTCCCCACCCAGCGCAAGATCGCGGCCATCCTCTCGGCCTACGACGACCTGATCGAGAACAACACGCGGCGCGTGCGGGTGCTGGAGGAGATGGCCCGCGCCCTGTACCGCGAGTGGTTCGTGGAGTTCCGCTTCCCCGGCCATGAAGCCGCCGAGTTCGTGGAAGACGAGCAGGGGCGGAGGCCGAAGGGGTGGGAAGCTAAGGCGCTTGGAGACATCGCCTTCGAGACTCGCCGTGCCGTAGACCCAGCCAACCTTGACCCTGAGACACGGTATGTCGGCCTTGAGCACATTCCTCGTCGCTTGCTGGCACTAGGGGACTGGGGCCGTGCGGCGGACGTGCAGAGCACCAAGCTCAAGTTTGATGAATGGGACATCCTCTTTGGCAAGATCCGCCCCTACTTCCACAAGGTGTCTGTCGCGCCTGTAAGCGGCGTCTGCTCCTCAGATGCCATCGTTATTAAGGCCCTGCGGCCCGAGTGGTGGCCGCTTGCGGTCATGACTGTGTCGAGTGACGAGTTCGTGGCGCACTCGGTGCAAACGTCGAACGGTACCAAGATGCCGCGGGCCAACTGGTCGGTGCTCGTGAAGTACAGGGTGAATGTGCCGCCTGCGCCCCTCCTTGAGCGGTTCAACGAGTTGATCGAATCGGTCGTCAAGCAGGGAGGTGCTCTCACACTCCGCAACGCCAACCTCCGCCGCACCCGTGACCTGCTCCTCCCCCGGCTGGTGTCGGGCGAGCTGGACGTGTCGGCCCTGAACGTGCGGGGGCCAGGGCTGGAGACCGAGGACGAGCAGACGCGAGAGGAGGCGGTGGCGTGA
- a CDS encoding DUF262 and DUF1524 domain-containing protein, translated as MKAKESKLLKFLQGEKQFHVPIYQRTYSWLRPQCEQYWHDLLTAGRDATVEAHFLGAVVYIGRGIHQVSDVSQYLVIDGQQRLTTTSLLLLALARHLGPSGEIVLTSEAEDGSVSETRITAARIRENHLINRHEDGGDGFYKLLLTQSDRETLRRLLDGGPLPDTASPRVLENLRFFEERLGNEDVDLRDVYRGLQKLVIVDVALEQGKDNPQLIFESMNSTGLDLTQADLIRNFVLMGLEPKAQTKLYTGYWKPMEDRFAGRDPQDFDRFVRDYLSLRVPTNTPARLDQVYAAFKRYALGHKDTGALVQDLAEMSRYYAAILDPAAVEKDADVRRALLDVAALKLEVAFPFLLQVYADWQQGVIGKPEFLQVLRLTESYLFRRSICGINSQGLNKLFPDLPRRIDPTDYVQSLQDALFDLKTYLRFPRDGEFREALAHRDLYQVKRLCGYALLKLENFEHKEPISLGGLTIEHVLPQTENLAPEWQAMLGPDAERVQSRYLHTLGNLTLTGYNSELSARPFVEKRDMKGGFKDSHLRLNADLAKLDEWNEAQIQARAERLAALAVKVWQPLEPSEEARARADEKGRKPPKVERSVEDHLQGASTELRELFEDVREGLLNLHEDAAEHPLAVYIGYKAGTNFCDLTVQTGANNLRCWLNLPYGSLVDATGRVRDVTNIGHHGNGDAEVILRPGDDVEWFLGLAGQALTYQVARQQSTPSGVQQALEKLPAPVREVFSELERRVLALAPDVTLKRNKWYLSYRQRQAFFELKPLVDSLSVWTRVGEEGTGIPESDRPGWEPTKWTKWWRRRLRTVADLDATWPAVQAAFEAQVESESRSEVLPTVEEFIQAQPPQVQAILQAVLAQSEPFLPQRTRVNRAQKSFSLDVQAGGRWIPLLELEPKAEDRVRLYLYGAFSETDVVGFEEEAAVRQEFLYLHLHTPQAADRFRPLIEAAYARKVLASAARAEGMVPGGAVEAERA; from the coding sequence GTGAAGGCGAAGGAATCCAAGCTCCTGAAGTTCCTGCAAGGCGAGAAGCAGTTTCATGTGCCTATCTACCAGCGCACCTACTCCTGGCTGCGCCCCCAGTGTGAGCAGTACTGGCACGACCTCCTGACAGCGGGCCGCGACGCCACGGTGGAAGCGCACTTCCTGGGGGCGGTCGTGTACATCGGGCGCGGCATCCACCAGGTCAGCGATGTCTCCCAGTACCTCGTGATTGACGGCCAGCAGCGCCTGACGACCACCTCACTGCTCCTGCTGGCCCTGGCCCGTCACCTGGGACCGTCGGGCGAGATCGTGCTCACCAGCGAGGCCGAGGACGGCTCGGTCAGCGAGACCAGGATCACGGCGGCCCGCATCCGCGAGAACCACCTGATCAACCGGCACGAGGACGGCGGCGACGGGTTCTACAAGCTGCTGCTGACCCAGTCCGACCGCGAGACGCTGCGGCGCCTGCTGGACGGCGGCCCACTGCCTGACACCGCCAGCCCCCGCGTACTGGAGAACCTGCGCTTCTTCGAGGAGCGCCTGGGGAACGAGGACGTGGACCTGCGGGACGTGTACCGGGGCCTCCAGAAGCTCGTGATCGTAGACGTGGCGCTGGAGCAGGGCAAGGACAACCCGCAGCTCATCTTCGAGAGCATGAACAGCACCGGCCTCGACCTGACCCAGGCCGACCTGATCCGCAACTTCGTGCTGATGGGCCTAGAGCCGAAAGCGCAGACCAAGCTCTACACCGGGTACTGGAAGCCGATGGAGGACCGCTTCGCGGGGCGGGACCCTCAGGATTTCGACCGCTTCGTGCGCGACTATCTCAGCCTGCGGGTTCCGACGAATACCCCGGCGCGACTGGATCAGGTGTACGCCGCCTTCAAGCGGTACGCCCTGGGGCACAAGGACACCGGGGCGCTGGTGCAGGACCTGGCCGAGATGTCCCGCTACTACGCGGCCATCCTCGACCCGGCGGCAGTGGAGAAGGACGCCGACGTGCGCCGGGCGCTGCTCGACGTGGCGGCCCTGAAGCTGGAGGTGGCCTTCCCGTTCCTGCTTCAGGTGTACGCCGACTGGCAGCAGGGCGTGATCGGGAAGCCGGAGTTCTTGCAGGTGCTGCGCCTGACCGAGTCCTACCTGTTCCGGCGGAGCATCTGCGGCATCAACTCGCAGGGGCTGAACAAGCTCTTTCCGGACCTGCCGCGCCGCATCGACCCCACCGACTACGTGCAGAGCCTTCAGGACGCCCTCTTTGACCTCAAGACCTACCTGCGCTTCCCCCGCGACGGCGAGTTCCGGGAGGCGCTGGCGCACCGCGACCTCTATCAGGTCAAGCGGCTGTGCGGGTACGCGCTGCTCAAGCTGGAGAACTTCGAGCACAAGGAACCCATCTCGCTCGGTGGCCTGACCATCGAGCATGTGCTGCCTCAGACCGAGAACCTGGCCCCGGAATGGCAGGCGATGCTGGGACCGGATGCCGAGCGGGTGCAGAGCCGGTACCTGCACACCCTGGGGAACCTGACGCTGACTGGCTACAACAGCGAACTCAGCGCCCGGCCATTCGTCGAGAAGCGCGACATGAAGGGCGGTTTCAAGGACAGCCACCTGCGCCTGAATGCCGACCTGGCGAAGCTCGACGAGTGGAACGAGGCCCAGATTCAGGCACGGGCCGAGCGCCTTGCCGCCCTCGCCGTGAAGGTCTGGCAACCCCTGGAACCCTCCGAGGAAGCGCGGGCACGGGCTGACGAGAAGGGGCGCAAACCCCCGAAGGTCGAGCGCAGCGTCGAAGATCACCTCCAGGGCGCGAGCACCGAGTTGCGCGAGCTGTTCGAGGACGTGCGCGAGGGGCTGCTCAACCTGCATGAGGACGCCGCCGAGCACCCGCTGGCGGTCTACATCGGGTACAAGGCCGGGACGAACTTCTGCGACCTGACGGTGCAGACAGGAGCCAACAACCTGCGCTGCTGGCTGAACCTGCCCTACGGGAGCCTGGTCGACGCCACTGGACGCGTGCGCGACGTGACTAACATCGGTCATCACGGCAACGGTGACGCCGAGGTCATCCTGCGGCCCGGCGACGACGTGGAGTGGTTCCTGGGCCTGGCAGGGCAGGCGCTGACCTATCAGGTGGCTCGCCAGCAGTCGACCCCCTCCGGCGTTCAGCAAGCGCTGGAGAAGCTGCCAGCTCCCGTCCGCGAGGTCTTCTCCGAGTTGGAACGTCGGGTGCTGGCCCTGGCCCCGGACGTGACCCTGAAACGCAATAAGTGGTACCTGTCCTATCGCCAGCGCCAAGCGTTTTTCGAGTTGAAGCCGCTCGTGGATTCTCTATCCGTCTGGACACGCGTGGGCGAGGAGGGTACCGGCATTCCGGAGTCAGACCGGCCCGGCTGGGAACCAACTAAATGGACGAAGTGGTGGCGTCGGCGGCTGCGGACGGTGGCGGACCTCGACGCGACGTGGCCTGCGGTGCAGGCGGCCTTCGAGGCGCAAGTGGAAAGTGAAAGTCGGTCTGAAGTGTTGCCCACGGTGGAAGAGTTCATCCAGGCGCAGCCGCCGCAGGTGCAGGCCATTCTCCAGGCTGTCCTCGCCCAGAGTGAGCCCTTCTTGCCCCAGCGCACACGGGTCAACAGGGCGCAAAAGTCCTTCAGCCTCGACGTACAGGCAGGGGGCAGGTGGATACCCCTCCTAGAGTTGGAGCCGAAGGCCGAGGACCGGGTCAGGCTGTATCTGTATGGGGCTTTTAGTGAAACCGATGTGGTCGGGTTTGAAGAGGAGGCTGCCGTGCGACAGGAGTTCCTGTACCTTCACCTCCACACTCCTCAGGCCGCCGACCGTTTCCGACCACTGATCGAGGCCGCATACGCGCGCAAAGTGCTAGCCAGCGCTGCCAGGGCCGAGGGCATGGTACCCGGCGGTGCAGTGGAGGCAGAGCGTGCGTGA
- a CDS encoding class I SAM-dependent DNA methyltransferase: MPANTTEIERRLWAAADNLRANSKLRSHEYSTPVLGLIFLAYADHRFTEAEARLASGGSRRRGGVSKDDYQAEGVLYVPETARYSALLNLPEGANVGQAINDAMRAIEEENEDLRGVLPKLYNRLDNSILVALLKSFNFSQIAGDLEGDAFGKIYEYFLGRFARDEGGKGGEFYTPTSLVKLMVEIMEPFHGRIYDPACGSGGMFVQSARFVEEHRRNPSAEISVYGQEKTAETVKLARMNLAIHGLSGDVRQANTFYEDPHTSPGKFDFALANPPFNVSGVDKDRIGVDPRLPFGLPRTDNANYLWMQYIYSSLNERGRAGVVMANSASDARGSEMEIRRQLIQAGAVDIMLATSSNLFYTVTLPATVWFMDRRKKGTPREDQVLFIDARHIYTPVTRAIRELSDTQVEFLANIANLYRNEPTEDRHGSAELMAEHFPEGTYRDVPGLCKVATRAEIEAHGWSLNPGRYVGVQARAADDFDFSVRLSELNEELETLNAEAHELEERISENVQALLEGVGT; the protein is encoded by the coding sequence ATGCCAGCCAACACCACCGAGATCGAGCGCCGCCTGTGGGCTGCCGCCGACAACCTCCGCGCCAACAGCAAGCTTCGCAGTCACGAGTACAGCACCCCAGTCCTGGGCCTGATCTTCCTGGCCTACGCCGACCACCGCTTCACCGAGGCCGAGGCCCGGCTGGCCAGCGGCGGCAGTCGCCGCCGGGGTGGGGTCAGTAAGGACGACTATCAGGCCGAGGGGGTGCTCTACGTGCCCGAAACGGCCCGGTACTCCGCGCTCTTGAACCTGCCGGAGGGCGCCAACGTCGGGCAGGCCATCAACGACGCGATGCGGGCCATCGAGGAGGAGAACGAGGACCTGCGCGGCGTCCTGCCCAAGCTCTACAACCGGCTGGACAACTCCATCCTGGTGGCGCTGCTCAAGTCCTTCAACTTCTCGCAGATCGCCGGGGACCTTGAAGGTGACGCGTTCGGCAAGATCTACGAGTACTTTCTCGGCCGGTTCGCGCGGGACGAGGGCGGCAAGGGCGGCGAGTTCTACACCCCCACCAGCCTCGTCAAGCTGATGGTCGAGATCATGGAGCCCTTCCACGGGCGCATCTACGACCCCGCGTGCGGGTCGGGCGGCATGTTCGTGCAGTCGGCCCGCTTCGTCGAAGAGCACCGCCGCAACCCCAGCGCCGAGATCAGCGTCTACGGTCAGGAGAAGACCGCCGAAACCGTCAAGCTGGCCCGCATGAACCTCGCCATCCACGGGCTGAGCGGGGACGTGCGGCAGGCGAACACCTTCTACGAGGACCCGCACACCAGCCCCGGGAAGTTCGACTTCGCGCTGGCGAATCCGCCTTTCAACGTCTCCGGCGTGGACAAGGACCGCATCGGCGTGGACCCGCGCCTGCCCTTCGGCCTGCCGCGCACCGACAACGCCAACTACCTGTGGATGCAGTACATCTACTCCAGCCTGAACGAGCGGGGCCGTGCTGGAGTGGTCATGGCGAACAGTGCCAGCGACGCACGCGGCAGCGAGATGGAGATTCGCCGTCAACTGATCCAGGCCGGGGCCGTCGACATCATGCTGGCGACCAGCTCGAACCTCTTCTATACGGTCACGCTCCCCGCGACGGTGTGGTTCATGGACCGCCGCAAGAAGGGCACCCCCCGCGAGGACCAGGTGCTGTTCATTGACGCGCGGCACATCTACACCCCAGTTACGCGGGCCATCCGGGAGTTGAGCGACACGCAGGTCGAGTTCCTGGCGAACATCGCCAACCTGTACCGGAATGAACCCACCGAGGACCGCCACGGCAGCGCCGAGCTGATGGCCGAGCACTTCCCGGAGGGCACCTACCGCGACGTGCCGGGGCTGTGCAAGGTCGCCACGCGCGCCGAGATCGAGGCGCACGGCTGGAGCCTGAACCCGGGCCGCTACGTGGGGGTGCAGGCCCGCGCTGCCGATGACTTCGACTTTAGCGTGCGCTTGAGTGAGTTGAACGAGGAGCTGGAGACGCTGAACGCCGAGGCGCACGAGTTGGAGGAGCGAATCAGCGAGAACGTGCAGGCGTTGCTGGAAGGGGTCGGGACGTGA
- a CDS encoding type I restriction endonuclease subunit R, giving the protein MQEPEDRVRAGSGAHLKELLREDHRYLFTLIQKFHAPQGEVYPQLSARSDVIVMTDEAHRSQYDLFAGNMRAALPNASFIGFTGTPLMEGEEKTREVFGDYVSVYNFSEAVQDRATVPLYYENRIPELQLTNADLQANMEDLLDREGVDEDAERLVEREFSREYQLLTRDDRLEKIAGDLVRHFLGRGQFGKAMVVSLDKATAVKMYDKVQRHWQDEITATEAELSAASGDARDALLGLLRFLRETDMAVVVSQAQNEVADFRDKGLDITPHRRRMVTEDLEGKFKDPANPLRLVFVCAMWMTGFDAPSVSTIYLDKPMRNHTLMQTIARANRVWEEKVSGLIVDYVGVFRNLQRALSIYGAGNGSGVGTGETPVKNKDELLAALRAAIGEAEAIVTAHGVAPEAIIAASGETKLELIRDATDALLAGDDVRKRFTDTANTVNRLFKAVLPDPAAQAFAAERALYLVLAERLHLEDDEPEVEGVMQQVEDLLDTSVAAYGYVIRDGTSRLDLSQVDFEKLRAMFEKTPRQRTEAEKLRAALNGEVQRLTRLNKTRVNYAARLEAMIQEYNSGSANVEAFFEELMRLGRDLSEEVRRAVREGLTEEELAVFDQITAVEAPLSDADREAVKAVARGLLAKLKANCLVLDWRKKQQARALVRQAIRQELDALPEQYNQTEYDAAVTAVYAHVYEAYRSRNEHIYTEIR; this is encoded by the coding sequence GTGCAGGAACCCGAAGACCGGGTCCGGGCGGGAAGTGGGGCGCACCTCAAGGAGCTGCTGCGCGAGGACCACCGCTACCTCTTCACCCTGATCCAGAAGTTCCATGCGCCGCAGGGCGAGGTCTACCCGCAACTCTCGGCCCGGTCCGACGTCATCGTGATGACCGACGAGGCGCACCGCAGCCAGTACGACCTCTTCGCCGGGAACATGCGGGCGGCGCTGCCGAACGCCTCCTTCATCGGCTTCACGGGGACCCCCCTGATGGAAGGGGAGGAGAAGACCCGCGAGGTCTTCGGTGATTACGTCTCGGTCTATAACTTCTCCGAAGCGGTGCAGGACCGCGCCACGGTGCCGCTGTACTACGAGAACCGCATCCCCGAACTCCAGCTCACCAACGCGGACCTCCAGGCGAACATGGAAGACCTGCTCGACCGCGAGGGCGTGGACGAGGACGCCGAGCGCCTGGTCGAGCGCGAGTTCTCCCGCGAGTACCAGCTCCTCACGCGGGACGACCGCCTGGAGAAGATCGCCGGGGACCTCGTGCGGCACTTCCTGGGGCGCGGCCAGTTCGGCAAGGCGATGGTGGTCAGCCTCGACAAGGCCACCGCCGTGAAGATGTACGACAAGGTCCAGCGCCACTGGCAGGACGAGATCACGGCGACCGAGGCCGAGCTGTCCGCCGCCTCTGGTGACGCCCGCGACGCCCTGCTGGGCCTCCTGCGCTTCCTGCGCGAGACCGACATGGCCGTGGTGGTCTCGCAGGCCCAGAACGAGGTGGCGGACTTCCGCGACAAGGGGCTGGACATCACCCCGCACCGGCGGCGCATGGTCACCGAGGACCTGGAGGGGAAGTTCAAGGACCCGGCGAACCCGCTGCGGCTGGTGTTTGTGTGCGCGATGTGGATGACCGGCTTCGACGCGCCGAGCGTAAGCACCATCTACCTCGACAAGCCGATGCGCAACCACACCCTGATGCAGACCATCGCGCGTGCCAACCGCGTGTGGGAGGAGAAGGTCAGCGGGCTCATCGTGGACTACGTGGGTGTATTTCGGAACCTCCAGCGGGCTCTTTCCATCTACGGCGCTGGGAATGGCTCGGGGGTCGGCACAGGCGAGACCCCGGTAAAGAACAAGGACGAGTTGCTGGCCGCCCTGCGCGCCGCCATCGGGGAGGCCGAGGCCATCGTCACGGCGCACGGCGTGGCTCCTGAGGCCATCATCGCGGCCAGCGGTGAGACCAAGCTTGAATTGATCCGCGACGCCACCGACGCGCTGCTGGCCGGAGACGACGTGCGTAAGCGCTTCACGGATACGGCGAACACCGTGAACCGACTGTTCAAGGCGGTGTTGCCCGACCCGGCGGCGCAGGCTTTCGCGGCCGAGCGTGCCTTGTACCTCGTCCTTGCCGAGCGCCTGCACTTGGAGGACGACGAGCCGGAGGTGGAAGGCGTCATGCAGCAGGTGGAAGATCTGCTCGACACGTCCGTGGCCGCTTACGGCTACGTCATCCGCGACGGCACCTCGCGTCTCGACCTGAGCCAGGTGGACTTCGAGAAGCTGCGGGCGATGTTCGAGAAGACGCCCCGCCAGCGCACTGAGGCTGAGAAGCTGCGCGCGGCCCTGAACGGCGAGGTGCAGCGTCTGACCCGGCTCAACAAGACCCGCGTAAACTACGCGGCCCGGCTTGAAGCGATGATCCAGGAGTACAATTCCGGCTCCGCCAACGTGGAGGCTTTCTTCGAGGAGCTGATGCGCCTGGGCCGCGACCTCAGCGAGGAGGTCAGGCGTGCCGTGCGTGAAGGGCTGACCGAAGAAGAGCTGGCAGTCTTCGACCAGATCACAGCGGTGGAGGCCCCCCTCAGCGACGCTGACCGCGAGGCCGTGAAGGCGGTGGCACGGGGTCTCCTCGCCAAGCTCAAGGCCAACTGCCTGGTGCTCGACTGGCGCAAGAAGCAGCAGGCCCGCGCTCTGGTGCGGCAGGCCATCCGTCAGGAACTCGACGCCCTGCCCGAGCAGTACAACCAGACCGAGTACGACGCCGCGGTGACCGCCGTGTACGCCCACGTGTACGAGGCGTACCGGAGTAGAAATGAGCACATCTACACCGAGATCCGTTGA